A region of Acidithiobacillus ferridurans DNA encodes the following proteins:
- a CDS encoding IS66-like element ISAfe4 family transposase, producing MISAPQTPLPTSPDALRDLVLSLLQQQEEQEAERTRIIAQQQAAIALRDETIARLESTIAKLQRWRFGRRSEKLSPDQISLWEEALDTEIAAMESLLETVLEDSAAVTAGRAEGAAADAQTVTVPARPVRRHPGRMAIPAHLPRVEVRHDPKTCTCAQCGGPLETVGEEISEKLDYIPGRFQVIRHIRPKLACRPCGTLESPALPAQVIDKGLPTARLVAHVMTAKHVDHLPLYRQETQYQRAGVPISRATLCSWLGQGEYWISLLAEACKRALLEGKILHADETPLPVLNPGSGKTDKAYLWVYRSQADAPHPVVVFDYAPDRKGIHAQHFLGDWQGILQTDDYGGYDALYRKEQIIEAGCWAHVRRHFYDVEQRGPSPVAQKALAWIVKLYAIEAEIKESLPDQKVAARQQRAGPLLEAFHAWLTETQMQVAPKSGIAKAIGYALKRWKALTLYLEEGQLSIDNNPVERALRGVAIGRKNFLFVGNDAGGERAASFYSIIETCKLNGIEPFAYLCDVLEKLPTWPNKKLHELLPWNWKKSALA from the coding sequence ATGATTTCAGCGCCGCAAACGCCTCTTCCCACCAGCCCGGACGCCCTGCGCGATCTGGTGCTGAGCCTGCTGCAACAGCAGGAGGAACAGGAAGCGGAACGCACCCGGATCATCGCCCAACAGCAAGCGGCCATTGCCCTGCGCGATGAAACCATCGCCCGCCTGGAAAGCACCATCGCCAAACTGCAGCGCTGGCGATTCGGACGCCGTTCGGAAAAGCTCTCTCCCGACCAGATCAGTCTTTGGGAAGAAGCGCTGGATACCGAAATCGCGGCGATGGAAAGCCTCCTCGAAACCGTTCTGGAAGACAGTGCGGCCGTGACCGCTGGCCGTGCAGAGGGAGCAGCCGCCGACGCGCAGACCGTAACGGTCCCCGCCCGTCCCGTACGCCGGCACCCCGGCCGCATGGCGATCCCCGCCCATCTGCCCCGGGTAGAAGTACGTCACGATCCCAAGACTTGCACTTGCGCGCAATGTGGGGGTCCACTCGAAACGGTCGGGGAAGAGATCAGCGAAAAACTGGATTATATCCCCGGACGCTTCCAGGTCATTCGCCATATCCGCCCCAAACTGGCCTGCCGCCCCTGCGGTACCCTCGAAAGTCCGGCATTACCGGCACAGGTGATTGACAAGGGCTTGCCCACGGCGCGCCTGGTGGCCCATGTGATGACGGCGAAACACGTGGATCACCTGCCTTTGTACCGGCAGGAAACCCAGTACCAGCGAGCGGGCGTACCGATCTCTCGCGCCACCCTCTGCAGCTGGCTGGGTCAGGGCGAATACTGGATCAGCCTGCTCGCCGAAGCCTGCAAAAGGGCCTTGCTGGAAGGAAAGATTCTGCACGCCGACGAGACGCCCTTGCCGGTCCTCAACCCCGGCAGCGGCAAGACGGACAAAGCCTATCTCTGGGTGTATCGCAGCCAGGCGGATGCCCCGCATCCCGTCGTGGTCTTTGATTATGCCCCGGACCGTAAGGGGATCCACGCGCAGCACTTTCTGGGTGACTGGCAAGGCATCCTCCAGACCGATGACTATGGGGGGTATGATGCCCTCTACCGCAAGGAACAGATCATCGAAGCGGGATGCTGGGCGCATGTCCGCCGCCACTTCTATGACGTGGAACAGCGGGGTCCCAGTCCGGTAGCCCAGAAGGCCCTGGCCTGGATCGTCAAACTCTACGCCATCGAAGCGGAGATCAAGGAATCTCTACCAGATCAGAAAGTCGCCGCCCGGCAGCAGCGTGCCGGTCCCCTGCTGGAAGCCTTCCATGCCTGGCTCACGGAAACCCAGATGCAGGTGGCGCCGAAAAGTGGCATCGCTAAAGCCATCGGCTATGCGCTGAAGCGTTGGAAAGCACTGACGCTCTACCTCGAAGAAGGACAACTCAGCATCGATAATAATCCGGTGGAGCGAGCGCTGCGGGGCGTGGCCATTGGTCGCAAGAATTTTTTATTTGTTGGAAATGATGCCGGTGGCGAGCGTGCCGCGTCCTTCTACAGCATCATCGAAACGTGCAAACTCAACGGCATCGAGCCCTTCGCGTACCTCTGTGACGTGCTCGAAAAGCTCCCGACCTGGCCCAACAAAAAACTCCACGAACTCTTGCCGTGGAACTGGAAAAAATCTGCATTAGCCTGA